A DNA window from Hordeum vulgare subsp. vulgare chromosome 1H, MorexV3_pseudomolecules_assembly, whole genome shotgun sequence contains the following coding sequences:
- the LOC123444673 gene encoding thioredoxin H5-like, whose amino-acid sequence MGCCGSNPVDDEEHLDYSSGNVTLVTDLKSWEKKLEDATEADKTLVVKFSAVWCGPCRVAAPAYAELSLKHADLVFVSVDVDELPELVTQFDIRATPTFIFLRDKKEIDKLVGGNQADLQQKFEPYCRPGDEVMCKQSFEDKT is encoded by the exons ATGGGATGCTGTGGCAGT AATCCTGTAGATGACGAGGAACACCTAGACTACAGCTCTGGGAATGTGACTCTTGTAACTGATCTAAAGAGCTGGGAAAAGAAATTGGAAGATGCAACTGAAGCCGATAAAACA CTTGTTGTGAAATTCAGCGCAGTATGGTGTGGCCCGTGTAGGGTCGCTGCTCCTGCATACGCCGAACTTTCTTTGAAGCATGCCGATCTTGTTTTCGTGTCTGTGGACGTAGACGAACTGCCG GAACTGGTCACGCAATTCGACATACGAGCCACACCGACATTCATTTTCTTGAGAGATAAGAAGGAGATCGACAAGCTGGTGGGGGGAAACCAGGCCGATCTGCAGCAGAAGTTCGAACCATATTGCCGGCCAGGCGATGAAGTCATGTGTAAACAGTCTTTCGAGGACAAAACCTGA